One genomic window of Arachis stenosperma cultivar V10309 chromosome 10, arast.V10309.gnm1.PFL2, whole genome shotgun sequence includes the following:
- the LOC130956731 gene encoding protein argonaute 7: MDTNNGSDGDSSGNRIQGELSSVEDDNATAGNDSYSDGGGGDDDDGDDGVHESLLSSARVSRLRLHLARVSVSVSSCASCSRELCFPDVLHCFPAVSSLRAPKELEQQTMASFKEDHGKTLIPSRKPQTVIVARRPDSGGKEGSVISLLANHFLVQFDSSQKIYHYNVEITPHPSKEVARAIKQNLVDRNSDLLSGALPAYDGRKNLYSPVEFQNDKLEFYISLPIPTSKLSSNYGDVYDSKEKHEKLKLFRINVKLVSKINGKELSSYLSKEGDDWIPLPQDYLHALDVVLRESPTEKCIPVGRSFYSNSMGRSKDIGGGAVGLRGFFQSLRPTQQGLALNVDFSVTAFHESIGVIPYLQKRLEFLRDLSQKKTAQLTAEERKEVEKALKNIRIFVCHRETVQRYRVYGLTEDITENLWFADRDGRNLRLLTYFKDHYNYDIQFRKLPCLQISRSKPCYLPMELCVICEGQKFLGKLSDDQTARILKMGCQRPGERKTIIEGVMRGQVGPTSGDQEREFKLNVSREMTRLTGRILHPPKLKLGEGGHVRNLTPSRHDRQWNLLDGHVFEGTKIERWALMSFGGTSEQKSNIPRFINQLTQRCEQLGIYLNKNTVISPQFESSQVLNNPLLLESKLKKIQRSASNNLQLLICIMERKHKGYAFLKRIAETSVGVVSQCCLYPNLSKLSSQFLANLALKINAKVGGCTVALYNSLPSQIPRLFQIDEPAIFMGADVTHPHPLDDFSPSVAAVVGSMNWPTANKYISRIRSQTHRQEIIQDLGSMVGELLEDFYHEVEKLPGRIIFFRDGVSETQFYKVLQEELQSIRTACSRFQDYKPLITFAVVQKRHHTRLFPFELDQSSTQNHFLYENIPPGTVVDSVITHPKEFDFYLCSHWGVKGTSRPTHYHVLWDENQFTSDELQKLVYNLCYTFVRCTKPISLVPPAYYAHLAAYRGRLYLERSSESLGLFKGSSTLSRAAPPKTAPLPKLSENIKKLMFYC; this comes from the exons ATGGACACCAACAATGGCAGCGATGGTGATAGCTCCGGCAACA GAATCCAAGGTGAGTTGAGTAGTGTAGAAGATGATAATGCTACAGCTGGTAATGATAGTTatagtgatggtggtggtggtgatgatgatgatggtgatgatggtGTTCATGAGAGTTTG CTCTCCTCCGCTCGCGTCTCGCGTCTCCGCCTGCATCTCGCTCGCGTCTCTGTCTCTGTCTCGAGCTGTGCTTCCTGCAGCCGTGAGCTGTGCTTCCCTGATGTGCTCCACTGCTTCCCTGCCGTGAGCTCTCTTCGTG CTCCAAAGGAACTTGAACAGCAAACTATGGCATCTTTCAAAGAAGATCATGGGAAGACACTCATTCCTTCAAGGAAGCCTCAGACAGTAATTGTTGCAAGGAGGCCGGATTCTGGTGGGAAAGAAGGTTCTGTCATCTCTCTTCTAGCCAACCACTTTTTGGTGCAGTTCGATTCATCGCAGAAGATATATCATTACAATGTTGAGATCACTCCGCATCCCTCCAAGGAGGTTGCAAGAGCAATCAAACAGAATTTGGTAGATAGAAATTCTGATCTACTCTCTGGTGCTCTGCCGGCATATGATGGAAGGAAGAACCTGTATAGTCCGGTCGAGTTCCAAAACGATAAGCTTGAATTCTACATAAGCCTTCCAATTCCCACAAGCAAATTGTCATCAAATTATGGAGATGTGTATGACTCGAAAGagaagcatgaaaaactcaaattGTTTAGGATCAATGTCAAACTAGTCTCCAAGATCAATGGGAAGGAGCTAAGTAGTTACTTGAGCAAAGAGGGTGATGATTGGATTCCCCTTCCACAGGATTATCTCCATGCTTTAGATGTGGTTCTGAGGGAAAGTCCGACCGAGAAATGCATACCTGTAGGAAGGTCTTTCTACTCGAATTCAATGGGAAGAAGCAAAGATATTGGTGGTGGAGCAGTTGGACTGAGAGGTTTCTTTCAGAGTCTTAGGCCAACCCAACAAGGACTTGCTCTAAATGTAGATTTCTCAGTAACTGCTTTCCATGAAAGCATAGGAGTGATACCATACTTGCAGAAACGGCTCGAGTTTCTCCGAGACCTTTCTCAAAAGAAGACAGCACAATTAACTGCTGAAGAGAGGAAGGAAGTGGAAAAGGCATTGAAGAACATCAGGATCTTTGTTTGCCATAGAGAAACGGTTCAAAGGTACCGAGTCTACGGCTTAACTGAGGACATTACTGAAAATCTCTGGTTTGCAGACAGAGATGGAAGGAATCTGAGGCTTTTGACTTACTTCAAAGATCACTATAACTATGACATACAATTTAGGAAACTTCCATGCTTGCAAATTAGCAGGAGTAAGCCTTGTTATCTCCCTATGGAGCTTTGTGTGATCTGTGAAGGCCAGAAGTTCCTCGGAAAGCTCTCCGATGATCAAACAGCAAGAATTCTCAAGATGGGGTGCCAAAGACCAGGGGAAAGGAAAACCATCATTGAAGGAGTCATGCGAGGGCAAGTTGGACCCACCAG TGGAGACCAGGAAAGAGAATTCAAACTCAATGTCTCAAGAGAAATGACGAGATTAACTGGGAGAATTCTCCACCCTCCAAAGCTGAAGCTAGGAGAGGGAGGTCATGTGAGGAACCTCACTCCTTCGCGGCATGATCGGCAGTGGAACCTGCTCGATGGCCATGTTTTTGAAGGGACTAAAATCGAAAGGTGGGCGCTCATGAGTTTTGGTGGTACCTCCGAGCAGAAGTCCAATATCCCCAGATTCATAAACCAGTTAACTCAAAGATGTGAACAACTGGGAATTTATCTCAACAAGAACACCGTTATTAGCCCCCAATTTGAATCAAGCCAGGTTCTCAACAATCCCCTCCTTCTGGAATCAAAGCTCAAGAAAATACAGAGGAGCGCCTCAAACAACCTCCAGCTTCTGATCTGCATAATGGAGAGAAAACATAAAGGGTATGCTTTCTTGAAGAGAATAGCCGAGACGAGTGTTGGCGTTGTAAGCCAGTGCTGCCTGTATCCGAATCTGAGCAAGTTAAGTTCACAGTTCTTGGCAAATTTGGCCCTCAAAATCAATGCCAAAGTTGGTGGATGCACGGTTGCTCTCTACAACTCGCTGCCTTCTCAGATACCTCGCCTCTTCCAGATTGACGAGCCGGCAATTTTCATGGGAGCCGATGTAACACATCCTCACCCTCTTGATGATTTTAGTCCATCCGTTGCTGCTGTTGTTGGCAGCATGAATTGGCCAACAGCAAACAAGTACATTTCAAGAATAAGGTCTCAAACACACAGACAAGAAATCATCCAGGATCTTGGCTCAATGGTTGGTGAGTTGCTGGAAGATTTCTACCACGAAGTAGAGAAACTCCCCGGTCGTATAATCTTCTTTCGCGACGGTGTCAGTGAGACTCAATTCTACAAAGTGCTGCAAGAGGAACTGCAATCCATCAGAACAGCATGTTCAAGGTTCCAGGACTACAAACCTCTCATTACTTTTGCCGTCGTGCAGAAGAGGCACCACACAAGGTTGTTTCCCTTTGAACTTGACCAATCCTCAACTCAGAAccatttcttgtatgaaaacaTCCCTCCAGGGACCGTGGTAGATTCCGTGATCACTCATCCGAAGGAATTCGATTTCTACCTATGCAGCCATTGGGGTGTTAAAGGAACGAGCAGGCCAACACATTACCATGTTTTGTGGGATGAAAACCAATTCACCTCAGATGAACTTCAGAAGCTAGTTTACAATTTGTGCTACACCTTTGTTAGGTGCACGAAACCAATTTCTTTGGTTCCTCCTGCATATTATGCACATTTAGCTGCATATAGAGGAAGACTCTACCTTGAGAGATCTTCAGAATCATTAGGTTTGTTCAAAGGTTCATCAACATTATCAAGAGCTGCTCCTCCAAAAACAGCACCTTTACCTAAACTTAGTGAAAATATCAAGAAGCTAATGTTCTATTGTTAG
- the LOC130954282 gene encoding probable protein S-acyltransferase 22: MITVLYSSSFCFLNFVLYISTFFISFKEEKMRKHGWQLPYHPLQVVAVAVFLALGFAFYVFFAPFVGKKMYQYIIMGLYTPLITCVFGLYTWCTAADPADPGVFRSKRYLKIGGEPTTSMHDANASIVISEQKDASSPSSSCILLLYSPCAYVCGCSSDQQASEDGIFYCSLCEVEVFKYSKHCRVCDKCVDRFDHHCRWLNNCIGKRNYRKFFTLMVAALLLLILQWLTGILVLICSFVEKKKFSVDISLKLGSSFSLVPFVIVVAVCTMLAMTATLPLAQLFFFHILLIKKGISTYDYIIALREHEHEQQGVGEQRSPQMSPVSSLTGLSSASSFTTFHRGAWCTPPQMFLEDQFDVVPPETASVSSLGKKTIREEPVKKKNPGAVKISPWTLARLNREEVTKAAAEARKKSKILKAVARHNEAFRLASDRSGRRMVPRIENNRRRPGKRLRFPADLPLEGLPKIPVNSIDNGFSGTSSLAPQFEAWSMFQASHAVSSSAGVVASSPESSLDSPDIHPFRVSASRAEEASWIAAANLKEIPFSRSTSDGYEASGGEDSDRVPTRFVQRSANWTNLELKSSSTLVHNRKL; encoded by the exons ATGATAACAGTGCTCTATAgttcttctttttgttttctgaatttTGTGCTCTACATTTCTACATTCTTCATTTCCtttaaagaagaaaagatgAGGAAGCATGGATGGCAGCTACCTTATCATCCCCTCCAG GTGGTGGCTGTTGCTGTGTTTTTGGCTCTGGGGTTTGCATTCTATGTGTTCTTTGCACCTTTTGTTGGGAAGAAGATGTATCAGTATATTATTATGGGACTCTACACGCCACTG ATTACTTGTGTCTTTGGACTGTACACTTGGTGCACAGCAGCTGATCCAGCAGATCCAGGTGTATTCAGGTCAAAAAGATATCTTAAAATAGGAGGGGAACCGACTACGTCAATGCACGACGCAAATGCTTCAATAGTTATTTCGGAACAGAAGGATGCATCATCACCTTCCTCGTCCTGTATCCTGTTGCTTTACTCTCCTTGTGCTTATGTCTGCGGTTGCTCTTCTGATCAACAAGCAAGTGAAGATGGAATATTCTATTGCAGTTTATGTGAAGTTGAG GTCTTCAAGTACAGCAAGCATTGCAGAGTTTGTGACAAATGTGTCGATCGCTTCGATCATCATTGCAGA TGGCTTAACAACTGCATTGGGAAAAGGAACTACAGAAAATTCTTCACCCTTATGGTTGCTGCTCTCCTCTTG CTTATTCTTCAGTGGTTGACTGGGATACTTGTGCTTATCTGCTCTTTTgttgagaagaagaaattttCAGTTGATATATCTTTGAAGTTGGGAAGCAGTTTCTCTCTTGTTCCCTTTGTTATTGTGGTG GCTGTTTGCACGATGTTGGCCATGACTGCTACCTTACCTCTTGCtcaacttttcttttttcatattCTTCTCATAAAAAAG GGAATTAGCACATACGATTACATCATAGCTTTGAGGGAGCATGAGCACGAGCAGCAAGGAGTTGGGGAACAGCGTAGTCCCCAAATGTCACCTGTTAGCTCGCTTACTGGACTGAGCAGTGCCAGCTCCTTTACTACTTTCCATCGAGGTGCATGGTGCACACCCCCACAGATGTTCCTTGAAGATCAG TTTGATGTAGTGCCCCCAGAAACAGCTTCTGTAAGTTCACTTGGAAAGAAGACAATCAGAGAAGAGCCGGTTAAGAAGAAGAATCCTGGAGCAGTCAAGATTAGTCCGTGGACATTAGCACGATTAAATAGAGAGGAGGTAACTAAGGCTGcagcagaagcaagaaagaaaTCGAAAATTCTAAAGGCAGTGGCAAGACATAATGAAGCATTCAGGCTAGCATCAGACCGCAGTGGGCGACGAATGGTCCCCAGGATCGAGAACAATAGAAGGCGGCCAGGTAAACGGCTCCGCTTTCCGGCTGACTTGCCTTTGGAAGGCCTACCGAAAATCCCTGTCAACAGCATTGATAATGGCTTCAGTGGAACATCTAGTCTGGCACCTCAGTTTGAAGCCTGGAGCATGTTTCAAGCAAGTCATGCAGTGTCGAGTTCAGCTGGGGTTGTTGCTTCTTCTCCTGAAAGCAGTTTAGACTCACCTGATATTCACCCCTTTCGCGTGTCTGCATCTAGAGCTGAAGAGGCAAGCTGGATAGCTGCTGCTAATCTGAAGGAAATCCCATTCTCAAGGTCAACTAGTGATGGCTACGAGGCATCCGGTGGCGAAGATAGTGACCGAGTTCCCACGAGGTTTGTTCAGAGATCTGCAAATTGGACTAATCTTGAGCTGAAATCCTCATCCACTTTGGTTCATAATAGAAAATTGTGA